Proteins encoded in a region of the Clostridiales bacterium genome:
- a CDS encoding bifunctional 4-hydroxy-3-methylbut-2-enyl diphosphate reductase/30S ribosomal protein S1 translates to MVKKVILAKNIGFCFGVEKAINTAQKYAPEGVCSLGPIIHNRAVVKDLEAKGLKTVKKIDEISSSKVIIRSHGAGKAVYDELQKKGIEIIDATCPFVKKIHKIVEKYYLQGYQIVIAGIATHGEVIGINGWCDNSAIIIDSRQDIPYIDSDKICVVAQTTFSVKEFERITEYFNNLNQKSVVVFNTICYTTNERQEEAIKLSQKCDCMIVIGCSDSSNTNKLLDICKRNCKNTYLVEKSEDLESVFPKLHGTVGITAGASTPSELILEVNRYMNDNINEGSFEALLESNPVVNYVKGTKVKNAEILFADEKGIHVKLDGKNDGLIPPDEVELNGEYNPENYNPGDKIDIEILGPKDKDTGCIPASKKKIEEKKLQDKLIDGIRNGEEFFIAVKAVKGGLLGKYGGYRVFVPQSHVEERYVTDLSPYNKQKVRLTVLEIDDNKRKITASRKIILAKERKAKEQERRAKEDEVLQRLTEGDKVTGKFVRATPFGAFIDVDGLDCLCRISDLSWNRVGKVEDVLTLNEEYEFLVLSVDREKRKVALGYKQLHPHPFQEVAAKYPIGSIVTGQVARLEEYGAFVDIENNIRGLVHISEAARDYVKNINDVLKVGDEVTAKVIKIDEENCKISLSIKAALPEEEKVLQTKNSKSEEKPKESRRRAKAGKPLENIPTQWKEGATNTPLAELLKDFK, encoded by the coding sequence ATGGTTAAAAAAGTCATATTGGCAAAAAATATCGGGTTTTGTTTTGGCGTTGAGAAAGCTATTAACACAGCCCAAAAATACGCGCCCGAAGGAGTTTGTTCTTTAGGCCCTATAATACATAACCGCGCGGTTGTTAAAGACTTGGAAGCCAAAGGACTAAAGACAGTAAAAAAAATAGACGAAATCTCATCGTCCAAAGTTATAATCAGATCGCACGGAGCAGGCAAGGCTGTCTATGACGAATTGCAAAAAAAAGGGATTGAGATTATTGACGCCACTTGTCCTTTTGTCAAGAAAATTCACAAAATTGTTGAAAAATATTACCTACAAGGTTATCAAATAGTAATAGCGGGCATAGCTACTCATGGCGAAGTAATCGGGATTAACGGCTGGTGCGACAACTCGGCGATTATTATTGATTCGCGTCAAGATATTCCCTATATAGATTCCGACAAAATATGCGTGGTTGCCCAAACTACATTTTCGGTTAAAGAGTTTGAGCGTATAACTGAATATTTTAATAACTTAAATCAAAAATCAGTTGTAGTTTTTAATACAATTTGTTATACTACCAATGAACGTCAGGAAGAAGCCATTAAGTTAAGCCAAAAATGCGATTGCATGATTGTGATAGGATGTTCCGACAGTTCAAACACAAACAAACTGCTAGATATATGTAAGCGCAATTGTAAAAACACTTACCTCGTAGAAAAAAGCGAAGATTTAGAATCAGTCTTCCCCAAGTTACACGGAACGGTAGGAATTACAGCAGGCGCGTCAACCCCTAGCGAGTTGATTTTGGAGGTTAATCGCTATATGAACGACAACATCAATGAGGGTTCGTTTGAGGCTCTTTTGGAAAGCAACCCTGTTGTCAATTATGTAAAAGGCACGAAGGTAAAAAACGCTGAAATTTTATTCGCGGACGAAAAAGGAATTCATGTTAAGCTAGACGGCAAAAACGACGGGCTAATTCCGCCCGATGAAGTGGAATTAAACGGCGAATACAATCCTGAAAATTATAATCCTGGCGACAAAATAGATATAGAGATTCTTGGTCCTAAGGATAAAGATACCGGCTGCATACCGGCTTCCAAGAAAAAGATTGAAGAAAAAAAGCTACAGGACAAGCTTATAGACGGCATAAGAAACGGCGAAGAATTTTTTATCGCCGTCAAGGCAGTAAAAGGCGGACTATTAGGCAAATACGGCGGTTACCGCGTATTTGTACCGCAATCCCATGTTGAAGAGCGTTATGTTACCGATCTTAGTCCTTACAACAAACAAAAAGTTCGTCTTACCGTGCTGGAAATTGACGATAACAAGAGAAAGATAACGGCTTCCCGAAAAATAATTCTTGCCAAAGAACGCAAAGCCAAAGAACAAGAACGCCGCGCCAAAGAAGACGAAGTTTTGCAAAGACTAACCGAAGGCGACAAGGTGACGGGAAAATTTGTCAGGGCCACTCCTTTTGGAGCGTTTATAGATGTTGACGGTTTGGATTGCCTATGCCGTATTTCAGACCTTTCTTGGAATAGAGTAGGCAAAGTTGAAGATGTATTGACCCTTAACGAAGAGTATGAGTTTTTGGTTTTGTCGGTAGATCGCGAAAAAAGAAAAGTTGCTCTAGGTTATAAACAATTGCATCCCCATCCTTTCCAAGAAGTAGCCGCAAAGTATCCTATAGGTTCTATTGTAACGGGACAGGTCGCTAGATTGGAAGAATACGGAGCGTTTGTAGATATAGAAAACAATATAAGGGGATTAGTACATATTTCGGAAGCCGCGCGCGATTATGTAAAAAACATTAACGATGTCTTAAAGGTTGGCGATGAAGTTACCGCCAAAGTGATTAAGATTGACGAGGAAAATTGCAAAATTTCGCTTAGCATAAAGGCGGCATTGCCCGAAGAAGAAAAAGTTCTTCAAACTAAAAATTCTAAGTCCGAAGAAAAACCTAAAGAATCCCGCAGGCGCGCTAAAGCAGGCAAGCCGTTAGAAAATATCCCTACCCAATGGAAAGAAGGCGCTACCAACACGCCGTTGGCTGAATTATTAAAAGATTTTAAATAA
- the aroH gene encoding chorismate mutase, with protein MKAIVDITAIRGAITVENDSIQEITDATKELMNEIAQKNDLNNPGKKIISILISTTKDITAIYPAAVLREMGYNDAALFSSQEPDMENSLAKCIRLMVNVASYKEILEPKHVYLKKAQILRPDLV; from the coding sequence ATGAAAGCCATTGTTGATATAACGGCGATTAGGGGGGCGATAACGGTTGAAAACGACAGTATCCAAGAAATAACCGACGCCACCAAGGAATTGATGAACGAGATTGCCCAAAAAAACGATTTAAATAATCCCGGCAAAAAAATTATAAGCATACTTATTAGCACGACCAAGGATATAACCGCGATTTATCCCGCCGCGGTTTTGCGGGAAATGGGCTATAATGACGCCGCGTTGTTTTCCTCCCAAGAGCCCGATATGGAAAACTCATTGGCCAAATGCATTAGGCTTATGGTCAATGTGGCAAGCTACAAAGAAATTCTAGAACCCAAACATGTTTATCTAAAAAAGGCGCAAATTTTGCGTCCTGATTTGGTGTAA
- a CDS encoding GNAT family N-acetyltransferase — MVVVITEEKAKQRITNNILSALPQWFGIPESIQVYVRQCVNKPFFAYRHNGEFVGFVFLKLHNDFSAEICAMGVLKEYHRQGIGTQLINKCIDYCQEHKIEFLQVKTLDNGNCNYYKITRDFYAAMGFKPLERIPSLWNEENPCLIMIMHIDCQKQADFRF; from the coding sequence GTGGTCGTCGTAATTACCGAAGAAAAAGCTAAGCAAAGAATTACAAATAATATCTTATCCGCTTTGCCTCAATGGTTTGGCATTCCCGAATCAATTCAAGTTTATGTAAGACAATGCGTCAATAAGCCTTTTTTCGCGTATAGGCATAACGGCGAATTTGTGGGTTTTGTTTTTTTGAAATTACATAATGATTTTTCTGCTGAGATTTGCGCTATGGGCGTTTTGAAAGAATACCATCGCCAAGGCATAGGCACACAGCTTATTAATAAGTGCATAGATTATTGCCAAGAGCATAAGATAGAGTTTTTGCAAGTTAAAACATTAGACAATGGCAATTGCAATTATTATAAGATAACGCGGGATTTTTATGCCGCAATGGGGTTTAAGCCTTTGGAACGCATTCCTTCGCTTTGGAACGAGGAAAACCCATGCTTAATTATGATAATGCATATAGATTGCCAAAAACAAGCAGATTTCAGGTTTTAA
- a CDS encoding FAD-dependent oxidoreductase — protein MEKLKSVWHNDNYPQYQKLDHDIDVNTAIIGGGLSGISAAYYLSRHGISTAVLEANKIGSGTTKNTTAHITSQHDMTYDRYTRQFGQVKASIIAKANQEAIDEIENIIKTEKIDCNFERVDSFLFTQRPENCIKLRQEYKAVQNTPIKAFLTTQTGLIPLEYELALGFENQAMFHPMKYLHGLAQAATNHKVKIYEDTRVIDVQNNYCLTEDGRKITAQNFVIATNFPIINFKGLYFARIIQHRSYNGAYKTTKSLSGMWNNIDSEAYTYRKFEDMVIVSGQSHQCGHDMDTPHYKNWQNHVNKIFEDNQAVAKWSAQDSLSPDNLALVGNLTKNEKHLYIMTGFNKWGMTSTNIAGRIIADLIAGQKNPYAEIYSPSRKLAMGPIGKTLWNNIKMVGSLIGGINYLGNPACTHMGCRTKFNPEEQTWDCPCHGSRFDKFGNVINTPAYKKLDDKKVNPDNSAN, from the coding sequence ATGGAAAAATTAAAATCAGTTTGGCATAACGACAACTATCCGCAATACCAAAAACTTGACCATGATATTGATGTCAATACCGCGATTATAGGCGGCGGGCTGTCCGGCATAAGCGCGGCGTATTATTTAAGCCGTCACGGCATAAGCACTGCGGTATTAGAAGCCAATAAAATAGGCAGCGGCACCACCAAAAACACCACGGCGCATATCACTTCCCAGCACGATATGACTTATGACAGATATACAAGACAATTTGGTCAAGTAAAGGCGTCCATTATAGCCAAAGCCAACCAAGAAGCTATTGACGAAATAGAAAATATTATCAAGACAGAAAAAATAGATTGCAATTTTGAAAGGGTTGATTCGTTTTTATTCACCCAAAGGCCCGAAAACTGCATAAAGTTAAGACAAGAATACAAAGCTGTCCAGAACACGCCAATAAAAGCGTTCTTAACCACCCAAACAGGCCTTATCCCGCTTGAATACGAGCTGGCGCTAGGTTTTGAAAACCAAGCGATGTTTCATCCAATGAAATATCTTCATGGTTTGGCGCAGGCGGCGACCAACCACAAAGTCAAAATATACGAAGACACTAGGGTAATAGATGTTCAAAACAACTATTGCTTAACGGAAGACGGGCGCAAAATAACCGCCCAAAATTTTGTCATAGCCACTAACTTCCCTATTATCAATTTTAAAGGCTTATATTTTGCTAGGATTATTCAGCACAGGTCGTATAACGGAGCGTATAAGACTACGAAATCCTTAAGCGGAATGTGGAACAATATTGACAGCGAGGCCTATACTTATAGGAAATTTGAGGACATGGTAATCGTAAGCGGCCAAAGCCACCAATGCGGCCATGATATGGATACGCCGCATTATAAAAATTGGCAGAACCATGTAAACAAAATTTTTGAAGACAATCAGGCAGTCGCGAAATGGTCCGCCCAAGACAGCCTATCGCCCGATAACTTGGCGCTTGTCGGCAACCTTACCAAAAACGAAAAACATCTTTACATTATGACAGGATTTAACAAATGGGGCATGACATCCACAAATATTGCGGGACGGATTATTGCCGATTTGATAGCGGGCCAAAAAAATCCATACGCTGAGATTTATTCGCCAAGCAGAAAATTGGCAATGGGACCGATAGGCAAGACATTATGGAATAATATAAAAATGGTGGGGAGCCTCATAGGCGGAATTAATTATCTTGGCAATCCTGCATGCACCCATATGGGATGTCGCACAAAATTTAATCCCGAAGAACAGACATGGGATTGCCCTTGCCATGGTTCAAGGTTTGATAAATTCGGCAATGTGATAAACACTCCCGCTTATAAAAAACTAGACGACAAAAAAGTTAATCCCGACAACAGCGCTAATTAA
- a CDS encoding (d)CMP kinase, protein MRYSIAIDGPSGAGKSTIASALAKKLGILHLDTGAMYRAVGLKILRLGIDFSDEETIAQVLKNTDIDIKYECGIQKVYLDGENVDSLIRLHEVSKAASAVSALRCVREKMAQAQRKLAQKYDMVVDGRDIGTYVLPDAKYKFFLTADEEIRAKRRHEELKEKGQLIDYNAVLEDIKKRDYMDSTRAIAPLKKAQDAIVIDSSNMTPSEVVQSMIKYIKERL, encoded by the coding sequence ATGCGTTATTCAATAGCGATTGACGGGCCAAGCGGAGCGGGCAAGAGCACTATCGCTTCGGCTTTGGCAAAAAAGTTAGGAATTTTACATCTTGATACGGGCGCTATGTATCGCGCCGTCGGTTTGAAAATTTTGAGGCTTGGCATTGATTTTTCGGACGAGGAGACAATAGCCCAAGTATTGAAAAATACAGATATAGATATAAAATACGAATGCGGCATACAAAAAGTATATTTGGACGGCGAAAATGTGGATTCGCTTATCAGATTGCATGAGGTCTCAAAAGCCGCGTCGGCTGTTTCGGCGCTTAGGTGCGTAAGGGAAAAAATGGCGCAAGCCCAAAGAAAACTGGCACAAAAATACGATATGGTTGTAGACGGCAGGGATATAGGCACTTATGTCTTGCCCGACGCCAAATATAAGTTTTTTTTGACCGCCGACGAAGAGATTCGCGCCAAAAGAAGACACGAGGAACTAAAAGAAAAAGGCCAACTTATAGATTATAACGCTGTTTTGGAAGATATCAAAAAACGAGACTACATGGACTCCACTAGGGCGATAGCGCCGTTAAAAAAAGCGCAAGACGCTATCGTAATTGATTCATCCAATATGACGCCTTCCGAAGTTGTACAGTCTATGATAAAATACATTAAGGAAAGATTATGA
- a CDS encoding NAD(P)/FAD-dependent oxidoreductase, with protein sequence MMAAIAAAQAGAEVSLLEKNSKLGKKLYITGKGRCNLTNDISPQEFFKNVVSNPKFLYSALNRFTPQDTINFLERNGCPLKVERGGRVFPLTDRSSDIIKTFEKALGKFGIDIRYDCAVADIFKSRDKFEVVCVNGYKIISDCVIIACGGMSYPSTGSAGDGYVLAKKLGHTIIEPVPGLVSISVKEDVSALEGLSLKNVALTAEYNSKIISNLFGEMLFTDSGISGPIVLSTSSIINRLPLGKVKLYIDLKPALDRNKLDERILRDFAKYQNKLFKNALGDLLPKSLIPEIIKRSGIDPNQRVNVITKAQRQSLLNALKRFELNIKGLDGFEKAIITCGGVNTKEINPSTLESKITKGLFFAGEVIDVDAYTGGYNIQIAISTGYLAGISAASAL encoded by the coding sequence ATGATGGCTGCGATAGCGGCAGCGCAGGCTGGCGCCGAAGTGTCTTTGCTGGAAAAGAATTCTAAACTAGGCAAAAAATTATATATTACCGGTAAAGGTCGTTGCAACTTGACCAACGACATATCGCCTCAAGAGTTTTTCAAAAATGTAGTATCCAATCCAAAATTTTTATATAGCGCGCTAAATCGTTTTACGCCCCAAGATACTATTAATTTTTTAGAGCGAAACGGATGCCCTTTAAAAGTGGAAAGAGGCGGGCGGGTTTTTCCTTTGACCGACCGTTCAAGCGATATTATCAAGACTTTTGAAAAGGCTTTAGGCAAGTTTGGCATTGATATTCGTTATGATTGCGCCGTTGCTGACATTTTTAAATCAAGGGATAAATTTGAGGTTGTTTGCGTCAACGGTTACAAAATTATTTCAGATTGTGTTATAATAGCTTGCGGAGGGATGAGCTATCCTTCCACGGGCAGCGCGGGCGACGGTTATGTTTTAGCGAAAAAGCTGGGACATACGATAATTGAGCCTGTGCCCGGACTTGTGTCTATTAGCGTCAAAGAAGATGTTTCGGCGCTTGAGGGCCTGTCTTTAAAGAATGTGGCTTTGACCGCGGAATACAACAGCAAAATTATTTCCAATCTATTTGGCGAGATGTTGTTTACCGATAGCGGAATAAGCGGCCCTATAGTTTTGAGTACAAGCAGCATTATTAATAGATTGCCGTTGGGCAAAGTCAAGCTTTATATAGACTTAAAACCCGCCTTAGACCGCAACAAGCTTGACGAGCGTATATTAAGGGATTTTGCAAAATATCAAAATAAACTGTTTAAAAACGCCTTAGGCGATTTATTGCCCAAAAGCTTAATACCTGAAATCATAAAAAGAAGCGGCATTGACCCGAACCAAAGGGTAAATGTTATTACGAAAGCGCAAAGGCAAAGCCTGTTAAACGCGCTAAAGCGGTTTGAGCTTAACATAAAAGGACTGGACGGTTTTGAAAAGGCGATTATAACTTGCGGGGGCGTAAACACCAAAGAAATAAACCCGTCTACGCTAGAGAGCAAAATAACAAAAGGATTGTTTTTTGCGGGCGAGGTCATTGACGTTGACGCATATACCGGAGGATATAATATCCAAATCGCTATTTCAACGGGATATCTTGCCGGCATAAGCGCGGCAAGCGCCTTATGA
- a CDS encoding NAD(+) synthase, producing MKDGFIKVAAATPEVVPADCRHNAQKIIKLIKEAHSLGVQVIVFPELSITAYTCGDLFLHESLLNAALEALKEILNVSKDTELLIITGVPLAFDEKLYNCAAVIFKGKILGLIPKKNLANYNEFYETRYFTGGDIHKQVKIFGQDVFLSNRQVFVNEEMPEFKIGVEICEDLWVIDPPSINYIKAGAFLIANLAASNEVIKKADYRKLLVASQSGRGVCGYIYCDAGKGESSTDMVFSGHNIIAENGVILEEAKPFAAGLTVSEIDLQKLKQERLRTKSITYSQENIKAIPFSLKKKLTEITRFISRNPFLPDGLNDNIACEHILNIQAHGLATRLKATGIKKVCLGLSGGLDSSWALYVAIRAFEILGYDKKSILAISMPSSANTSKTKDNAKALALIEGVTFREIPIDQAIKQHLKDISLGSNDFGIAYENAQARERTQILMDIANEINALMIGTGDLSELALGFTTYGGDHMSMYAVNISIPKTLIKILVGYLAKTIKDPQKAMLLTDILNTPISPELVPSRQDKIIQKTESIIGPYELHDFFLYYAVGYGFGPKKIFRLARRAFGEYSDQEIKKWLTVFFERFFANQFKRSCLPDGPKVTFISLSPRADLKMPSDASAKVWQKELEMI from the coding sequence ATGAAAGACGGATTTATCAAAGTCGCGGCGGCGACCCCCGAAGTCGTTCCCGCAGATTGCAGACATAACGCCCAAAAAATTATTAAATTAATCAAAGAAGCGCATTCTTTGGGCGTTCAGGTTATTGTTTTCCCCGAATTGAGTATTACCGCTTATACTTGCGGCGATTTGTTTTTGCACGAGTCTTTATTGAACGCCGCGCTGGAAGCGTTAAAAGAGATATTAAATGTTTCCAAAGATACAGAATTATTAATAATTACAGGCGTCCCTCTTGCTTTTGATGAAAAGCTTTATAACTGCGCCGCTGTGATTTTTAAAGGCAAAATCTTGGGCTTAATCCCTAAAAAAAATCTTGCCAATTATAATGAGTTTTACGAGACGCGATATTTTACAGGCGGCGATATCCACAAACAAGTCAAAATTTTTGGGCAAGATGTTTTTTTGAGCAACCGCCAAGTCTTTGTAAACGAAGAGATGCCCGAGTTTAAAATCGGCGTGGAAATCTGCGAGGATTTATGGGTAATAGACCCGCCTTCAATCAATTATATAAAAGCGGGTGCATTTTTGATCGCCAATTTGGCCGCGTCCAATGAGGTTATAAAAAAAGCCGATTATCGCAAGCTTTTGGTGGCTTCCCAATCGGGCAGGGGTGTTTGCGGATATATTTATTGCGACGCTGGCAAGGGCGAGTCTTCCACCGATATGGTTTTTTCAGGGCATAATATAATAGCCGAAAACGGCGTTATTTTAGAAGAAGCGAAGCCTTTTGCCGCGGGCTTGACCGTAAGCGAGATTGATTTGCAAAAATTAAAACAAGAAAGGTTAAGAACAAAATCTATAACTTATTCCCAAGAAAATATTAAAGCAATACCTTTTTCCCTAAAAAAAAAACTGACTGAAATTACCCGTTTTATATCCAGAAACCCGTTTTTACCCGATGGTTTAAATGATAATATCGCATGCGAACACATTCTTAATATTCAGGCGCATGGTTTGGCGACTAGGCTCAAAGCGACGGGAATAAAAAAAGTATGCTTAGGCCTATCGGGCGGTTTGGATTCGTCATGGGCGTTATATGTCGCTATTAGGGCATTTGAAATTTTAGGATACGACAAAAAATCTATTTTGGCTATTTCTATGCCGTCTTCTGCTAACACCTCAAAAACTAAAGATAACGCCAAAGCTTTGGCGTTGATTGAGGGCGTGACATTTAGGGAAATACCTATTGACCAAGCTATAAAACAGCACCTAAAAGACATAAGCTTAGGTTCAAATGATTTTGGAATAGCCTATGAGAACGCGCAAGCCCGCGAGAGAACGCAAATTTTGATGGATATAGCCAATGAAATAAACGCGTTAATGATAGGCACAGGCGATTTGTCTGAGTTGGCTTTGGGCTTTACAACTTATGGCGGCGACCATATGTCTATGTATGCTGTAAATATTTCTATTCCTAAAACATTAATTAAAATTCTTGTTGGTTATTTGGCAAAAACAATCAAAGACCCCCAAAAAGCCATGTTATTGACCGACATACTAAACACTCCAATAAGCCCCGAGCTTGTGCCGTCCCGACAGGATAAAATAATCCAAAAAACCGAATCAATTATAGGCCCATACGAACTTCATGACTTTTTCTTATATTATGCGGTAGGATATGGCTTCGGGCCAAAAAAGATATTTAGGCTTGCAAGGCGCGCTTTTGGAGAGTATTCGGACCAAGAAATCAAAAAATGGCTTACCGTGTTTTTTGAAAGGTTTTTTGCAAACCAGTTTAAGCGCTCTTGCTTGCCCGACGGCCCAAAGGTTACTTTTATTTCTTTGTCGCCAAGAGCGGATTTGAAAATGCCCAGCGACGCGAGCGCAAAAGTTTGGCAAAAGGAATTAGAAATGATATAG
- a CDS encoding 1-acyl-sn-glycerol-3-phosphate acyltransferase: protein MTLLYLIAVILLIIPLWILYPIEVLGKKRKPKGKLILVSNHMTAVDPFLLAAHHNRQIYYLGKSEFTKDSKFVRIIFKWLGVTSVDRGKPDIAAIKAIIKRLNQGKTVGIYPEGTRNYKNEDIQTIKSGSAMFALKTDAPVVPMILCKRPKLFRKNIYIMGDPVDFSELKNQKLTAEVLDRADEILYDYMVKLHQTVRFYSNLKGKEKRDLKRKLNDKNIKFNDIYNEIFKISDNKNNEITNG, encoded by the coding sequence ATGACATTATTATATTTGATTGCAGTTATTTTGTTGATTATTCCTTTATGGATTTTGTATCCGATAGAAGTTTTGGGCAAAAAGAGAAAACCAAAAGGCAAATTGATTTTGGTGAGCAACCATATGACCGCGGTAGATCCCTTTTTGCTTGCGGCCCATCATAATCGCCAAATTTATTATTTGGGTAAAAGCGAATTTACCAAAGACTCAAAATTTGTAAGAATTATTTTCAAATGGCTTGGCGTTACCTCTGTTGACAGAGGCAAGCCCGATATCGCGGCTATTAAGGCGATTATCAAGCGCCTTAACCAAGGCAAGACGGTAGGAATCTATCCCGAGGGCACTAGAAACTATAAAAACGAAGACATACAAACCATAAAAAGCGGCAGCGCGATGTTCGCCCTAAAAACCGACGCGCCCGTAGTGCCCATGATACTTTGCAAAAGGCCAAAATTATTTAGGAAAAATATATATATTATGGGCGACCCTGTGGATTTTAGCGAATTAAAAAACCAAAAACTTACCGCCGAAGTTTTGGACAGGGCGGACGAGATTTTATACGACTACATGGTAAAGCTCCACCAGACTGTTAGGTTTTATTCCAATTTAAAAGGAAAAGAAAAAAGGGATTTAAAAAGGAAGTTAAACGATAAAAATATAAAATTTAATGATATTTATAATGAAATTTTTAAAATTTCAGATAATAAAAACAACGAGATAACAAATGGTTAA
- the surE gene encoding 5'/3'-nucleotidase SurE, which yields MLLIIIIKAMRIFLTNDDGILAKGLYHLARGLAQDHEVFIVAPDRERSACGHSLTINTPIKYNQINLIPGITSYKTDGTPVDCVKFGLSELYQGKPDLLLSGINYGANLGTDILYSGTVSAAFEGKILGIKSIAISIPEHKPDEKIVKAAVKFIKQNLELFYNLDMPEKTILNIYYPHTTQIKGVRLASMGYQEYDDEYIKGTAVNMYWLTGKPIKHHKNPPDSDVELNRQGYITITPISFNLTDNVFLNKLKQEGVFDK from the coding sequence ATGCTGTTAATAATTATAATTAAAGCCATGAGAATATTCTTGACCAACGATGACGGCATATTGGCAAAAGGCCTTTACCATCTGGCGAGGGGATTGGCGCAAGACCACGAGGTGTTTATTGTCGCCCCGGACAGGGAAAGGTCCGCTTGCGGCCATTCGCTAACAATCAACACGCCCATAAAATACAATCAAATCAATCTTATTCCCGGAATTACCAGTTACAAAACGGATGGAACGCCCGTGGATTGCGTAAAGTTTGGATTATCCGAACTTTACCAAGGCAAGCCTGATTTGTTGCTTTCGGGAATTAATTACGGCGCTAATTTGGGCACGGACATTTTATACTCGGGCACGGTTTCGGCCGCCTTTGAGGGCAAAATCTTGGGCATAAAATCAATAGCTATCAGCATTCCCGAACACAAGCCGGACGAAAAAATTGTCAAAGCGGCGGTGAAATTTATTAAACAAAACCTGGAACTGTTTTATAATCTTGACATGCCCGAGAAAACTATTTTAAATATTTATTATCCACATACTACGCAAATAAAAGGCGTAAGACTCGCCTCAATGGGCTATCAAGAATACGATGACGAATATATAAAGGGCACGGCTGTTAATATGTATTGGCTTACGGGCAAACCAATAAAACACCATAAAAATCCGCCCGATAGCGATGTTGAGCTAAACCGTCAAGGATATATCACTATTACGCCCATTTCTTTTAATCTTACCGACAATGTTTTTCTTAATAAACTAAAACAAGAAGGCGTTTTTGATAAGTGA
- the murI gene encoding glutamate racemase, whose translation MPIGVFDSGVGGITVLKACADILPHENFLYYGDTKNSPYGNLADQKITQLTFNAVDRLISKGVKAVVIACNTATAAAINALRSKHDIEIIGIEPAIKPACLMTNGKVLVLLTKAAARQPKFKSLIKQCGLQKVIIYPLCDLARKIEQNIGRFENLKEYIHKILSPYKDCGIKAVVLGCTHYIFVKDIIAKIFPQAVLYDGNAGVARYLKNTLIKNGLLNDQNQKGKIEFFSSDVKYQSIYQNLWSKYTNIF comes from the coding sequence TTGCCGATAGGCGTTTTTGATAGCGGCGTCGGCGGCATAACCGTCCTAAAAGCATGCGCTGATATTTTGCCGCATGAAAATTTTTTGTATTACGGCGATACGAAAAACAGCCCATACGGCAACCTCGCTGATCAGAAAATAACGCAGTTAACATTTAACGCGGTTGATAGGCTTATTTCAAAAGGCGTAAAAGCTGTCGTAATAGCCTGCAATACCGCGACGGCGGCCGCAATTAACGCGCTAAGGAGCAAGCACGATATAGAAATAATAGGCATAGAACCCGCCATTAAGCCCGCGTGTTTGATGACCAATGGCAAGGTTTTGGTTTTGCTTACTAAGGCCGCGGCTAGACAACCCAAATTTAAGTCGTTAATCAAACAATGCGGTCTTCAAAAGGTAATAATTTATCCGCTATGCGATCTTGCCCGCAAGATAGAACAAAATATCGGGCGTTTTGAAAATTTAAAAGAATATATACATAAAATTTTAAGCCCTTATAAAGATTGCGGTATTAAAGCGGTAGTATTGGGATGCACGCATTATATATTTGTCAAAGATATCATAGCCAAAATTTTCCCCCAGGCTGTTTTGTATGACGGGAACGCCGGAGTGGCAAGATATTTAAAAAATACGCTTATAAAAAACGGACTCCTCAACGACCAAAACCAAAAGGGGAAAATTGAGTTTTTTTCTTCAGATGTTAAGTATCAATCAATCTACCAAAACCTTTGGTCAAAATACACAAATATTTTTTAA